In Streptococcus parasuis, the following proteins share a genomic window:
- the secY2 gene encoding accessory Sec system protein translocase subunit SecY2, whose translation MKISRSMWYNIVFIKKMLVTIFIVLVLLLGQHLPLPFVESTDFYSSQTDWFSFTSSLSGGDLSKISIFSLGVSPYMMAMLFWRLFRINADNDKSAIHLTDRRIKSLTLLIATIQAFAVAINIDYTLSFDSEWLFLLNLIFPTMLTMVAGSFVVVWLGNLNVKYGIGGITIIIFINMVHQLISQLSQSNLNHWLVTLAFVIFSALVILFTIISEKSEYRIKINHPGIYHHTAEVSYLPIKVNSAGGLPIMYAMLLLMIPQYIILGLNYFTANDLRESDWLINFSTYRMSGIALYLILVFALTVIFSFFNIDPRRLARQMRKEGDYIDQVRPGKPTYQFLSREILFFGIFSGIMIDIIVGVPLILALYRPEYKTFAMLPGLYIMLTSIVLTIMEEIRKLRMGRYYKSIFEEKKGRAK comes from the coding sequence ATGAAAATTTCAAGATCAATGTGGTATAACATTGTTTTTATCAAAAAAATGCTGGTAACAATTTTTATTGTGTTGGTGCTGTTGTTGGGACAACACCTCCCGTTACCATTTGTAGAAAGCACAGATTTCTATTCATCGCAGACAGACTGGTTTTCTTTCACAAGTAGTCTAAGCGGAGGAGACCTCTCCAAAATAAGTATTTTTTCATTAGGGGTAAGCCCTTATATGATGGCCATGCTTTTTTGGCGTCTCTTTAGAATTAATGCAGACAATGATAAAAGTGCTATTCACCTAACGGACCGTAGAATAAAGAGTTTAACTCTACTTATTGCGACCATCCAGGCATTTGCAGTGGCGATCAATATTGATTACACACTAAGTTTTGATAGTGAATGGCTCTTTCTGTTGAACCTTATCTTTCCAACTATGCTTACCATGGTTGCGGGTAGCTTTGTTGTCGTTTGGCTAGGCAATCTGAATGTCAAGTATGGAATTGGTGGAATTACAATCATCATTTTTATCAATATGGTTCATCAATTAATCAGTCAACTAAGTCAATCCAATCTGAACCATTGGTTGGTGACACTGGCCTTTGTCATTTTTTCAGCATTGGTCATTCTGTTTACGATTATTTCTGAAAAATCGGAATACCGAATCAAAATCAACCATCCTGGTATATACCACCATACAGCGGAAGTATCTTATTTGCCAATAAAAGTGAACTCTGCAGGCGGTCTACCCATCATGTATGCCATGCTCCTGCTGATGATTCCTCAGTACATCATTTTAGGTTTGAATTATTTCACAGCGAATGATCTTAGGGAATCGGACTGGTTAATCAATTTTTCAACCTACCGTATGTCAGGAATCGCTTTATACCTCATTTTAGTATTTGCTTTAACCGTCATCTTTTCATTTTTCAATATTGATCCAAGAAGGCTCGCTCGGCAAATGCGCAAAGAAGGAGATTACATAGATCAAGTTCGTCCAGGGAAGCCAACCTATCAATTTCTTTCGAGGGAAATCCTATTTTTTGGTATTTTCTCAGGGATTATGATAGATATCATTGTGGGTGTTCCCCTCATCTTAGCCTTATACAGACCAGAATATAAAACATTTGCCATGCTTCCAGGGCTTTACATTATGTTAACAAGTATTGTATTGACGATTATGGAAGAAATTCGGAAATTGAGAATGGGACGGTACTACAAATCGATTTTTGAAGAGAAGAAGGGGCGTGCAAAATGA
- a CDS encoding accessory Sec-dependent LPXTG-anchored adhesin, with product MSISESTSVSASASTSESTSASASASVSESTSASASASVSESTSASASTSVSTSTSVSESTSVSASTSTSESASTSESTSASVSESTSASESTSVSESTSASASTSVSESTSTSASTSASASTSTSTSESTSVSESASVSESESTSVSESASTSASVSGSASTSVSESASTSVSTSTSVSESASTSVSTSTSVSESTSASASTSVSESTSASASTSTSVSESTSASASTSVSESTSASASTSASTSVSTSTSVSESTSVSASTSVSESTSASTSASVSESESTSVSESTSVSESASTSVSTSTSVSESTSASISASTSESTSASTSASTSESTSASESTSVSESASTSESTSTSVSESTSASASTSTSESTSASTSASTSESTSASASTSVSESTSASASTSVSESTSVSESTSVSESASTSVSTSTSVSESTSASASTSVSESTSASASTSVSESASTSASASVSESTSASTSASTSESTSTSASTSVSESTSASASTSVSESASTSVSTSTSVSESTSASASTSVSDSASTSVSTSTSVSESTSASASTSVSESASTSVSTSTSVSESASTSVSTSTSVSESTSTSASTSVSESASTSVSTSTSVSESESTSVSASTSVSESTSASASTSVSESTSASASTSVSESASTSVSTSTSVSESTSASTSASTSESTSESTSVSASTSVSESTSASASASVSESTSTSVSTSVSESTSTSASTSTSESTSVSESTSVSESASTSVSTSTSVSESTSASASTSVSESTSTSASTSASASTSTSTSESTSVSESASVSESASTSVSTSTSASESTSVSASTSVSESESASASASTSASASTSTSTSESTSASASTSVSESASTSVSTSTSVSESTSTSASTSVSESTSASASTSVSASTSVSESISASESASVSESTSTSVSTSASVSESTSASESASASESASTSESTSTSVSESTSASASTSVSESASTSESTSTSVSESTSASASTSTSESTSDSASTSVSASASVSESASTSVSTSTSVSESTSASASTSVSTSTSVSESTSVSASTSTSDSASTSVSTSTSVSESTSASTSASTSESTSTSESTSTSVSESTSTSASTSTSESTSASASASVSESTSASESISISESTSASASTSTSVSESTSASTSASTSESTSASASASVSESTSTSVSTSTSVSESASTSVSTSTSVSESTSTSASTSTSESTSASESTSVSESTSVSASTSVSESESTSVSESASTSVSTSTSVSESTSTSESTSASASASVSESTSASASTSVSTSTSVSESTSVSASTSTSESASTSVSTSTSVSESTSASTSASTSESTSASESASVSESTSASASTSASESTSTSESVSGSASTSVSESASTSVSTSTSVSESTSASTSASTSESTSVSASTSVSESTSASASASVSESTSTSVSTSTSVSESTSVSASTSTSESASTSESTSTSVSESTSASASTSTSESTSASTSASTSESTSASASTSVSESTSASASTSVSESTSALASTSVSESASTSASASVSESTSASTSASTSESTSTSASTSVSESTSASASTSVSESASTSVSTSTSVSESTSASASTSVSDSASTSVSTSTSVSESTSASASTSVSESASTSVSTSTSVSESASTSVSTSTSVSESASTSVSTSTSVSESTSASASTSVSESTSTSTSISDSASASTSVSESTSASASTSVFESTSTSTSTSASASESASTSESTSTSASTSVSESTSASASASTSESASTSTSISASESASTSASESTSTSVSESTSASASTSVSASASASTSESTSASASTSVSESTSASASASTSESASTSTSISASASASTSVSESTSASASTSVSESTSASASTSVSESTSASASTSVSESTSVSASTSVSESTSTSVSTSTSVSESTSASESSSISESASASVSTSVSESASTSASTSGAVSTSDTNSGTDTASETTSTSISTSELISDSISNSVNDSEDNSVSVSESMSLSTSTVEFDSLEGSLSVSASLYYSAIAAGLSLTDSSYQSSETQMDPSVSVSESASISTSEVQYDSYDPSLSETIRTSLEAVIDSLSLTDDLSSLTVEL from the coding sequence ATATCAATTTCTGAATCCACATCAGTTTCAGCAAGTGCATCAACATCTGAATCGACATCAGCCTCAGCAAGTGCATCAGTGTCTGAATCCACATCAGCTTCAGCAAGTGCTTCAGTATCTGAGTCTACGTCTGCTTCAGCAAGTACTTCAGTAAGTACTAGCACCTCAGTATCTGAATCTACTTCAGTTTCAGCAAGTACATCAACATCTGAGTCAGCGTCAACTTCAGAAAGCACCAGCGCTTCGGTATCTGAGTCTACATCAGCATCAGAAAGTACTTCAGTATCTGAGTCTACGTCTGCATCAGCAAGCACTTCAGTGTCAGAATCTACATCAACTTCAGCAAGTACAAGTGCTTCAGCATCAACAAGTACATCAACATCTGAGTCTACATCAGTTTCAGAAAGTGCATCAGTGTCTGAATCTGAAAGTACCTCAGTATCTGAGTCAGCGTCAACTTCAGCAAGTGTAAGTGGCTCAGCAAGTACCTCAGTATCTGAGTCAGCGTCAACTTCAGTAAGTACTAGCACCTCAGTGTCTGAGTCAGCGTCAACTTCAGTAAGTACTAGCACCTCAGTGTCTGAATCTACATCAGCTTCAGCAAGCACTTCGGTATCTGAATCTACATCAGCCTCAGCAAGCACCAGTACCTCAGTGTCTGAATCCACATCAGCTTCAGCAAGTACTTCAGTATCTGAGTCTACGTCAGCTTCAGCAAGTACTTCAGCAAGTACTTCAGTAAGTACTAGCACTTCAGTATCTGAATCTACTTCAGTTTCAGCAAGCACCTCAGTTTCTGAATCTACATCAGCCTCAACAAGTGCATCAGTGTCTGAATCTGAAAGTACATCAGTTTCAGAAAGTACCTCAGTATCTGAGTCAGCGTCAACTTCAGTAAGCACCAGCACTTCGGTATCTGAGTCTACATCAGCCTCAATAAGTGCATCAACATCTGAGTCTACATCAGCCTCAACAAGTGCATCAACATCTGAGTCTACATCAGCTTCAGAAAGCACCTCAGTATCTGAGTCAGCGTCAACTTCAGAAAGTACCAGCACTTCGGTATCTGAATCTACATCAGCATCAGCAAGTACATCAACATCTGAGTCTACATCAGCCTCAACAAGTGCATCAACATCTGAGTCTACATCAGCCTCAGCAAGCACCTCAGTTTCTGAGTCTACATCAGCCTCAGCAAGCACCTCAGTGTCTGAGTCTACATCAGTTTCAGAAAGCACCTCAGTATCTGAGTCAGCGTCAACTTCAGTAAGCACCAGCACTTCGGTATCTGAGTCTACGTCTGCATCAGCAAGCACCTCAGTGTCTGAATCTACATCAGCCTCAGCAAGTACTTCAGTATCTGAGTCAGCGTCAACTTCAGCAAGTGCATCAGTGTCTGAATCTACATCAGCCTCAACAAGTGCATCAACATCTGAGTCTACATCAACTTCAGCAAGTACTTCAGTTTCTGAGTCTACATCAGCCTCAGCAAGTACTTCAGTATCTGAATCAGCGTCAACTTCAGTAAGCACCAGCACTTCAGTTTCTGAGTCTACATCAGCCTCAGCAAGTACTTCAGTTTCTGATTCTGCATCAACTTCAGTAAGCACCAGCACTTCGGTATCTGAATCTACATCAGCCTCAGCAAGTACTTCAGTTTCTGAGTCAGCGTCAACTTCAGTAAGTACTAGCACCTCAGTTTCTGAGTCAGCGTCAACTTCAGTAAGCACCAGCACTTCGGTATCTGAGTCTACATCAACTTCAGCAAGCACTTCAGTTTCTGAGTCAGCGTCAACTTCAGTAAGTACTAGCACCTCAGTTTCTGAATCTGAAAGTACATCAGTTTCAGCAAGCACCTCAGTATCTGAATCTACATCTGCTTCAGCAAGCACTTCAGTATCTGAATCTACATCAGCCTCAGCAAGTACTTCAGTTTCTGAGTCAGCGTCAACTTCAGTAAGTACTAGCACCTCAGTTTCTGAATCCACATCAGCATCAACAAGTGCATCAACATCTGAATCGACATCTGAATCGACATCAGTTTCAGCAAGCACCTCAGTATCTGAATCTACATCAGCCTCAGCAAGTGCATCAGTGTCTGAATCAACGTCAACTTCAGTAAGCACTTCGGTATCTGAGTCTACATCAACTTCAGCAAGTACATCAACATCTGAGTCTACATCAGTTTCAGAAAGCACCTCAGTATCTGAGTCAGCGTCAACTTCAGTAAGCACCAGCACTTCGGTATCTGAGTCTACGTCTGCATCAGCAAGCACTTCAGTGTCAGAATCTACATCAACTTCAGCAAGTACAAGTGCTTCAGCATCAACAAGTACATCAACATCTGAGTCTACATCAGTTTCAGAAAGTGCATCAGTGTCTGAGTCAGCGTCAACTTCAGTAAGCACCAGCACTTCAGCATCTGAATCTACTTCAGTTTCAGCAAGCACCTCAGTATCTGAATCTGAATCTGCATCAGCATCAGCCTCAACAAGTGCTTCAGCATCAACAAGTACATCAACATCTGAGTCTACATCAGCCTCAGCAAGCACCTCAGTATCTGAGTCAGCGTCAACTTCAGTCAGCACCAGCACTTCGGTATCTGAGTCTACATCAACTTCAGCAAGTACTTCAGTTTCTGAGTCTACATCAGCCTCAGCAAGTACTTCTGTATCAGCAAGCACCTCAGTTTCTGAATCTATATCTGCTTCAGAAAGTGCTTCAGTGTCTGAATCAACGTCAACTTCAGTAAGCACCAGCGCTTCAGTATCTGAATCTACTTCAGCTTCAGAAAGTGCATCAGCATCTGAGTCAGCGTCAACTTCAGAAAGTACCAGCACTTCGGTATCTGAATCTACATCAGCATCAGCAAGTACCTCAGTTTCTGAGTCAGCGTCAACTTCAGAAAGCACCAGCACTTCAGTTTCTGAGTCTACATCAGCCTCAGCAAGTACATCAACATCTGAGTCCACATCTGATTCAGCAAGTACCTCAGTTTCAGCAAGTGCTTCAGTTTCTGAGTCAGCGTCAACTTCAGTAAGTACTAGCACATCAGTGTCTGAATCTACATCAGCCTCAGCAAGTACTTCAGTAAGTACTAGCACTTCAGTATCTGAATCTACTTCAGTTTCAGCAAGTACATCAACATCTGATTCAGCGTCAACTTCAGTAAGCACTAGCACATCAGTGTCTGAATCTACATCAGCATCAACAAGTGCATCAACATCTGAGTCTACGTCAACTTCAGAAAGCACCAGCACTTCGGTATCTGAGTCTACATCAACTTCAGCAAGTACATCAACATCTGAGTCTACATCAGCCTCAGCAAGTGCATCAGTATCTGAATCTACTTCAGCTTCAGAAAGTATTTCAATTTCTGAATCTACATCAGCCTCAGCAAGTACTAGCACTTCAGTATCTGAATCCACATCAGCATCAACAAGTGCATCAACATCTGAATCTACATCAGCCTCAGCAAGTGCATCAGTGTCTGAATCAACGTCAACTTCAGTAAGCACCAGCACTTCGGTATCTGAGTCAGCGTCAACTTCAGTAAGCACCAGCACTTCGGTATCTGAGTCTACATCAACTTCAGCAAGTACATCAACATCTGAATCCACATCAGCTTCAGAAAGTACTTCAGTGTCTGAATCTACATCAGTTTCAGCAAGTACTTCAGTGTCTGAATCTGAAAGTACCTCAGTATCTGAGTCAGCGTCAACTTCAGTAAGCACCAGCACTTCAGTATCTGAGTCTACATCAACATCTGAGTCTACATCAGCCTCAGCAAGTGCTTCAGTATCTGAGTCTACGTCTGCATCAGCAAGTACTTCAGTAAGTACTAGCACTTCAGTATCTGAATCTACTTCAGTTTCAGCAAGTACATCAACATCTGAGTCAGCGTCAACTTCAGTAAGCACTAGCACATCAGTGTCTGAATCTACATCAGCCTCAACAAGTGCATCAACATCTGAGTCTACATCAGCTTCAGAAAGTGCATCAGTGTCTGAATCTACATCAGCCTCAGCAAGTACTTCAGCGTCTGAATCTACGTCAACTTCAGAAAGTGTAAGTGGCTCAGCAAGTACCTCAGTATCTGAGTCAGCGTCAACTTCAGTAAGCACCAGCACCTCAGTGTCTGAATCCACATCAGCCTCAACAAGTGCATCAACATCTGAATCTACATCAGTTTCAGCAAGCACCTCAGTTTCTGAATCTACATCAGCCTCAGCAAGTGCATCAGTGTCAGAATCAACGTCAACTTCAGTAAGTACTAGCACTTCAGTATCTGAATCTACTTCAGTTTCAGCAAGTACATCAACATCTGAGTCAGCGTCAACTTCAGAAAGTACCAGCACTTCGGTATCTGAATCTACATCAGCTTCAGCAAGTACATCAACATCTGAGTCTACATCAGCCTCAACAAGTGCATCAACATCTGAGTCTACATCAGCATCAGCAAGCACCTCAGTTTCTGAGTCTACATCAGCATCAGCAAGCACCTCAGTGTCTGAATCTACATCAGCCTTAGCAAGTACTTCAGTATCTGAGTCAGCGTCAACTTCAGCAAGTGCATCAGTGTCTGAATCTACATCAGCCTCAACAAGTGCATCAACATCTGAGTCTACATCAACTTCAGCAAGTACTTCAGTTTCTGAGTCTACATCAGCCTCAGCAAGTACTTCAGTATCTGAATCAGCGTCAACTTCAGTAAGCACCAGCACTTCAGTATCTGAATCTACATCAGCCTCAGCAAGTACTTCAGTTTCTGATTCTGCATCAACTTCAGTAAGCACCAGCACTTCGGTATCTGAATCTACATCAGCCTCAGCAAGTACTTCAGTTTCTGAGTCAGCGTCAACTTCAGTAAGTACTAGCACCTCAGTTTCTGAGTCAGCGTCAACTTCAGTAAGTACTAGCACCTCAGTTTCTGAGTCAGCGTCAACTTCAGTAAGCACCAGCACTTCGGTATCTGAATCTACATCAGCCTCAGCAAGCACTTCAGTTTCTGAGTCTACATCAACTTCAACAAGTATTAGTGACTCAGCATCAGCAAGTACATCGGTCTCTGAATCCACATCTGCTTCAGCAAGTACTTCAGTATTTGAGTCTACATCAACTTCAACAAGTACTAGTGCCTCGGCATCAGAAAGTGCGTCAACATCTGAGTCAACGTCAACTTCAGCAAGTACATCGGTTTCTGAGTCTACTTCCGCATCAGCAAGTGCATCAACATCTGAGTCTGCATCAACTTCAACAAGTATTAGTGCCTCAGAATCAGCAAGTACAAGTGCTTCAGAATCAACAAGTACATCGGTTTCTGAATCTACATCAGCATCAGCAAGTACTAGCGTTTCGGCATCAGCAAGTGCGTCAACATCTGAATCTACATCAGCATCAGCAAGCACTTCAGTTTCTGAGTCTACATCAGCATCAGCAAGTGCATCAACATCTGAGTCTGCATCAACTTCAACAAGTATTAGTGCCTCAGCATCAGCAAGTACATCGGTCTCTGAATCCACATCTGCTTCAGCAAGTACATCGGTCTCTGAGTCTACATCAGCATCAGCAAGTACATCGGTGTCTGAGTCTACATCAGCATCAGCAAGTACATCGGTGTCTGAATCGACATCAGTTTCAGCAAGCACTTCAGTATCTGAATCTACGTCAACTTCAGTAAGCACCAGCACTTCGGTATCTGAATCTACTTCAGCTTCAGAAAGTAGTTCAATTTCTGAATCCGCATCAGCATCAGTAAGTACCTCAGTTTCAGAGTCTGCATCAACTTCGGCAAGTACTTCAGGTGCAGTAAGTACCAGCGATACAAACAGCGGTACGGACACAGCGAGTGAGACAACCTCAACTAGCATCAGCACCTCTGAACTGATTAGCGACTCTATCTCAAATAGTGTCAACGATAGTGAGGACAATTCGGTTAGTGTGAGCGAATCCATGAGTCTATCTACTTCGACAGTTGAGTTTGATTCACTAGAGGGTAGCCTATCTGTTTCTGCAAGTCTCTACTACAGCGCAATAGCTGCAGGTTTGTCACTAACAGACAGTAGTTACCAATCAAGTGAAACGCAAATGGATCCATCAGTCAGCGTCAGTGAGTCAGCCAGCATCTCCACCTCAGAGGTACAATATGACTCTTATGATCCAAGCCTTTCTGAAACAATTCGGACATCCTTGGAGGCGGTTATTGATAGCCTCTCTCTAACTGATGATCTTTCAAGTTTAACTGTTGAGCTATAA
- a CDS encoding Cna B-type domain-containing protein: MDRKGFLLKITSIFLICFCILVFPIRSIYATELTNQPSPTDTYDIVLTSVSFDEQSYLQKRWEDGGYIGQQLNVEDYFGKEAVGLKGLNFELRKESATGELIQSGVTSAEGRLVFTGLPAGRYVIILNEEASSLSGIKYKLSVPVEVNLPVFKEDGTWYTTGEDALHVYPKQVIQVDEEKTKFHVKKVWKGKQLENVTVNLKKNGEIVDSIELSNSNNWEYTFENLDKQSSNGETITYSAEEVVPENYTATYVPSSDGNGITITNTYVPTKPPRSMIIKTGTLEIFWIIGISVVMIGFGYRLYRTDNKNDDSL; the protein is encoded by the coding sequence ATGGATAGAAAAGGATTTTTATTAAAAATTACTAGTATATTTTTAATTTGTTTTTGTATATTAGTGTTTCCGATTCGTTCAATTTATGCGACAGAGCTTACCAATCAGCCTTCTCCAACTGACACTTATGATATAGTTCTAACTTCTGTAAGTTTTGATGAACAATCATACTTGCAAAAAAGGTGGGAAGACGGTGGTTACATTGGGCAACAATTAAATGTTGAAGATTACTTTGGAAAAGAGGCGGTTGGTCTTAAAGGGCTGAATTTCGAATTGCGGAAAGAATCGGCCACAGGAGAATTGATTCAGTCAGGAGTGACATCAGCTGAAGGTCGTCTTGTGTTTACTGGCTTACCAGCAGGAAGATACGTTATTATCCTAAATGAAGAAGCATCTAGTTTATCTGGGATAAAATATAAGTTGTCAGTACCTGTTGAAGTAAATCTTCCTGTTTTTAAAGAAGACGGAACTTGGTACACTACTGGCGAGGATGCTCTTCATGTATACCCAAAACAAGTAATTCAGGTAGATGAAGAGAAGACAAAATTTCATGTCAAAAAAGTTTGGAAGGGTAAACAATTAGAGAATGTTACAGTCAATCTAAAGAAAAACGGTGAGATTGTAGATAGCATTGAGTTGAGTAACAGTAACAACTGGGAGTACACTTTTGAAAATTTAGATAAGCAATCATCAAATGGAGAGACGATTACGTATTCAGCAGAAGAAGTGGTTCCGGAGAACTACACAGCAACTTACGTTCCGTCCTCAGATGGTAATGGGATTACTATTACGAATACCTATGTTCCTACAAAACCACCTCGCTCGATGATTATAAAAACGGGTACTCTAGAAATTTTTTGGATAATAGGAATTTCTGTTGTTATGATAGGTTTTGGTTATCGACTATATCGTACAGACAACAAAAACGATGATTCTTTATAA